From Phragmites australis chromosome 5, lpPhrAust1.1, whole genome shotgun sequence, a single genomic window includes:
- the LOC133918732 gene encoding glutathione S-transferase T3-like isoform X1, with amino-acid sequence MLEISFMVQFVLCKCRLQQWMVFLELMSEQNIEHNGPYWDDSQFVSPHEEQQLPHVEAGASQKAKKARSKNFSVKEDNMLVSAWLEVSLDAIQGNEQSRATYWQRITDYFHEHKDFASDRNSNSLQHRWSIILEGVNRFCGCYVQIQNRRQSGVTEQDKVMHACELYKSKDPKGRSFGLLHCWNILQHEQKWKDRCVQKKQKTSSTGSPSSTPGTNESHLEDDGDGHTSEPVVRLGGRKAEKERQRRGKNPVSHEDNLYMEALENMWAKKKEAEALKEVAKKERYDERLALEKKKIELKE; translated from the exons ATGCTAGAAATTAGTTTCATGGTTCAGTTTGTGTTATGCAAGTGCAGGTTACAACAATGGATGGTTTTTTTGGAATTGATGAGTGAACAAAACATTGAACACAATGGACCGTATTGGGATGATAGTCAATTTGTAAGCCCACATGAGGAGCAACAACTGCCACATGTAGAAGCTGGTGCATCCCAAAAAGCCAAAAAGGCCAGATCAAAAAATTTCAGTGTAAAAGAAGACAACATGTTGGTGTCGGCATGGCTAGAAGTTAGTTTGGATGCTATACAAGGGAATGAACAATCCCGTGCTACGTATTGGCAAAGAATTACTGATTATTTTCACGAGCACAAGGACTTTGCATCTGATCGTAATTCCAATTCTCTCCAGCACCGTTGGTCTATCATACTAGAAGGTGTTAACCGGTTTTGTGGATGTTATGTCCAGATTCAAAATAGGAGGCAAAGCGGGGTGACAGAACAAGATAAG gtaatgcatgcatgtgaattgtaTAAGTCAAAAGACCCGAAGGGAAGATCGTTCGGATTGTTGCATTGTTGGAATATCTTGCAGCACGAGCAAAAGTGGAAGGATAGGTGCGTCCAGAAAAAACAGAAGACATCCAGCACTGGAAGTCCGTCGTCCACTCCTGGGACCAACGAGAGTCATCTAGAGGATGATGGGGATGGTCATACTTCAGAGCCCGTGGTTAGGCTAGGAGGTAGGAAGGCGGAGAAAGAGCGACAACGGCGAGGTAAAAATCCTGTCTCTCATGAAGATAATCTTTACATGGAAGCATTGGAAAACATGTGGGCTAAGAAGAAAGAGGCAGAAGCCCTGAAAGAGGTTGCAAAAAAAGAGCGCTATGATGAGAGACTTGcacttgagaagaaaaagattgaaCTGAAGGAATAA
- the LOC133918732 gene encoding glutathione S-transferase T3-like isoform X2: MVFLELMSEQNIEHNGPYWDDSQFVSPHEEQQLPHVEAGASQKAKKARSKNFSVKEDNMLVSAWLEVSLDAIQGNEQSRATYWQRITDYFHEHKDFASDRNSNSLQHRWSIILEGVNRFCGCYVQIQNRRQSGVTEQDKVMHACELYKSKDPKGRSFGLLHCWNILQHEQKWKDRCVQKKQKTSSTGSPSSTPGTNESHLEDDGDGHTSEPVVRLGGRKAEKERQRRGKNPVSHEDNLYMEALENMWAKKKEAEALKEVAKKERYDERLALEKKKIELKE; the protein is encoded by the exons ATGGTTTTTTTGGAATTGATGAGTGAACAAAACATTGAACACAATGGACCGTATTGGGATGATAGTCAATTTGTAAGCCCACATGAGGAGCAACAACTGCCACATGTAGAAGCTGGTGCATCCCAAAAAGCCAAAAAGGCCAGATCAAAAAATTTCAGTGTAAAAGAAGACAACATGTTGGTGTCGGCATGGCTAGAAGTTAGTTTGGATGCTATACAAGGGAATGAACAATCCCGTGCTACGTATTGGCAAAGAATTACTGATTATTTTCACGAGCACAAGGACTTTGCATCTGATCGTAATTCCAATTCTCTCCAGCACCGTTGGTCTATCATACTAGAAGGTGTTAACCGGTTTTGTGGATGTTATGTCCAGATTCAAAATAGGAGGCAAAGCGGGGTGACAGAACAAGATAAG gtaatgcatgcatgtgaattgtaTAAGTCAAAAGACCCGAAGGGAAGATCGTTCGGATTGTTGCATTGTTGGAATATCTTGCAGCACGAGCAAAAGTGGAAGGATAGGTGCGTCCAGAAAAAACAGAAGACATCCAGCACTGGAAGTCCGTCGTCCACTCCTGGGACCAACGAGAGTCATCTAGAGGATGATGGGGATGGTCATACTTCAGAGCCCGTGGTTAGGCTAGGAGGTAGGAAGGCGGAGAAAGAGCGACAACGGCGAGGTAAAAATCCTGTCTCTCATGAAGATAATCTTTACATGGAAGCATTGGAAAACATGTGGGCTAAGAAGAAAGAGGCAGAAGCCCTGAAAGAGGTTGCAAAAAAAGAGCGCTATGATGAGAGACTTGcacttgagaagaaaaagattgaaCTGAAGGAATAA
- the LOC133918731 gene encoding uncharacterized protein LOC133918731, whose amino-acid sequence MSHRFLLDSSSSEEDDDDELILATLHQAHTQYALMNAARPGGSVPGRQYINRNREAGHWRLYEDYFSDAPTYGPTFFRRRFRMARSLFLRILQAVEQHDDYFVQKRDRNGRLGLSPLQKITAAFRMLTYGVAADATNDYIRIGESTAIESLKRFVKAIVEVFGDEYLRSPNDNDTARLFAIGEQKGFPGMLGSIDCMHWKWKNCPAAWQGQFTGHVHEPTIILEAVASHDLWIWHAFFGLPGSHNDINVLHRSHLFAKLAEGHAPEVNYTINGHNYTMGYYLADGIYPQWATFVKPIPSPQGNKRKYFTKAQAAVRKEVERAFGVLQARFAIVRGPARFWDQDTLGQIMTACIIMHNMIVDDERDAEGDHHFDGMGEFATVSHHPSAELQAFLQTHQAITNRETHSQLRDDLVEHLWEKYGGV is encoded by the exons ATGAGTCATCGTTTTCTCTTAGATTCATCGTcgtcggaggaggatgatgatgacgagctCATTCTTGCTACACTACACCAAGCACACACTCAATATGCGCTTATGAATGCTGCACGACCTGGCGGTTCTGTGCCTGGACGTCAGTATATCAACCGCAACAGAGAAGCCGGGCATTGGAGGCTATACGAAGACTACTTTTCAGATGCTCCTACCTACGGTCCAACTTTCTTTCGTCGCAG GTTTAGAATGGCTCGTTCTCTATTTCTTCGCATACTGCAAGCTGTAGAACaacatgatgattattttgtgCAGAAAAGAGATAGAAACGGACGTCTTGGGTTATCTCCTTTACAGAAGATAACCGCAGCATTTAGGATGCTAACTTATGGAGTAGCAGCAGATGCTACTAATGATTATATTCGGATTGGAGAAAGTACTGCTATAGAGAGTCTTAAAAGGtttgtgaaagctattgttgaAGTCTTTGGTGATGAGTATCTGAGATCCCCAAATGATAATGATACAGCTAGATTATTTGCAATTGGAGAGCAAAAGGGTTTTCCCGGTATGCTTGGGAgcatagattgcatgcattggaagtggaaGAATTGCCCTGCAGCATGGCAAGGTCAGTTTACCGGCCATGTGCATGAGCCCACCATTATTCTAGAAGCCGTTGCTTCACATgatctttggatttggcatgccttctttggTTTACCAGGGTCGcacaatgatattaatgttcttcACCGTTCTCATCTATTTGCAAAGCTAGCTGAAGGGCACGCTCCAGAAGTGAACTACACCATCAATGGTCATAATTATACAATGGGATATTACCTTGCAGATGGCATATATCCTCAATGGGCCACATTTGTTAAGCCAATACCATCTCCACAAGGGAATAAGAGGAAATATTTTACGAAAGCACAAGCAGCGGTGAGGAAGGAGGTGGAACGAGCATTTGGAGTTCTGCAAGCTCGTTTTGCCATTGTTCGTGGACCAGCACGATTTTGGGATCAAGACACACTAGGACAAATCATGACAGCTTGTAtcatcatgcataatatgatcgTTGACGATGAGCGAGATGCAGAAGGTGACCACCATTTCGATGGGATGGGAGAATTTGCGACAGTTTCTCATCATCCTTCGGCTGAACTGCAAGCGTTTCTTCAAACTCATCAAGCCATTACTAACAGGGAAACTCACTCACAGCTTCGCGATGATCTAGTCGAGCACCTGTGGGAAAAATATGGAGGGGTGTAG
- the LOC133917436 gene encoding RING-H2 finger protein ATL39-like yields MSKAGESVTPPPPGRGGCCSSGATLELVGAFTAVCLVLYGVILYINYLYVRWSGRDGVHRTNSGSGLPARKRPGGGGIDKAALAAMPVLRFKAEAHGGDGDSSMECVVCLSAMQDGDAVRALPGCSHAFHATCVDAWLCAHATCPVCRARPALPPPQQAPKVGARAAGPAGRQPDLESQV; encoded by the coding sequence ATGTCGAAAGCAGGGGAGTCTGTCACGCCGCCACCGCCCGGGCGCGGCGGGTGCTGCAGCTCCGGCGCGACGCTGGAGCTGGTGGGCGCGTTCACGGCGGTGTGCCTTGTGCTGTACGGGGTGATCCTGTACATAAACTACCTGTACGTGAGGTGGAGCGGCCGCGACGGCGTGCACCGGACGAACTCCGGCTCGGGCCTGCCCGCGCGGAAGAGGCCCGGCGGCGGGGGCATCGAcaaggcggcgctggcggccaTGCCGGTGCTCAGGTTCAAGGCGGAGGCGCACGGCGGCGATGGCGACTCGTCGATGGAGTGCGTGGTGTGCCTGAGCGCCATGCAGGACGGGGACGCGGTGCGCGCGCTGCCCGGCTGCAGCCACGCGTTCCACGCCACCTGCGTCGACGCCTGGCTCTGCGCGCACGCCACCTGTCCCGTCTGCCGCGCGCGCCCCGcgctcccgccgccgcagcaggcGCCCAAGGTCGGGGCCAGGGCGGCCGGGCCCGCTGGCCGGCAGCCGGACCTGGAGAGCCAGGTATAG